The genomic segment CTGTGAGGGGAGAAAGAGCTATGAGGGGAGAAAGACCTGTGAGGGGAGAAAGAGCTGTGAGGGGAGAAAGAGCTATGAAGGGAGAAAGAGCTGTGGGGAAGAAAGAGCTTTGAGGGGAGAAAGAGCTATGAGGGGAGAAAGAGATATGAGGAGAGAATATTTCTAATGAGGTGTGCGCACGAGTTTGGGGAACTGGTGTGAATCACTGTTAGTGTTGAAATTACTCAGaccaaataaaataaacttGTAAAAGGTGTGAATATAATACCTCATCGAAGTTGAGATTTATTATTTCAAAAGTATATTACCAATGGGCGGgaagttgaaattcaatattataCCTATTTGTCTTTACACTTTTTTGATCGTTTGTGTTGtattataataattaatatatttgcataatgttCTTAAGGAAAGAAGttcaaaaatcgcaatttactCTGATGCTTGGCATCAATCAAAGTCGTGTAAGCAAAAATGTAAGTAAACTATTGCAATACTTAAGATAGTTCAAGAACAGGAAATTCGTTTGCGGTTTCTTGGAAGTTTCTCGCAATCAGTCGCACCGTGACTAGCATGCAACAGTTATGCTGCACTTTCAGCCACGGCCAAGCAGCGAAAGCAGCATAGCGGGCTAATTCAACACAGATTGAGTTTGTCGTACCAAAAGTAAGGATAACTTGGATGAAATTCCTAAAATATGTATTCGAAAGTCCGCTTTTAATTTACAATAGCCAGAAAGCGGACAGAAATTTTGCATCTCAGTGATGACATTTGCTGAATGAAATCGATGGAATTTCTGGCTGTCATTTTGCTTGGTGGTAGCTTGCAGCAATGGACGTCAGATACATCACtgaaattttccttttttgtacAATAAGTCTGATTTCACATGTTCTTTAAATGTTTTTCACTTGCGCGTTTTGGGTCTGCGggtaaaacttcaaaaaatgtACATGAACCTTGTATTACCTTTCATCTTGATTTCTTGAGTTTGCTTTCAAACTCTACCACAATTTACTATGAAATGCAGCATGTGTACTCAAGCTCACCTCAAAACAAAACTCGTAATCCAATTTACAAAAAGGAAGATACTAAAATGGTGACTGGCCAAATAGCGACGAACACACCTTGTAAGGTCGCGAAAGCGAACCTGAAAGTAGCCATATTCTTAAACAGGCCTAAGTCTGTGGTCAACACATGTAATTCCTATTGCTAACAAATTCGTAGAAACCTTACTGCTCGAGGAAATAGCCAACTGCAGAATAACCGTTTTTAGTCGACAGCATTTAAAACAAACTGAAGTATTGACGAGTAGTAAGACAGCATGTTGATGACGACCATTTTCCTGTGTGGGATTAAAACGGGTTGGTAGCGAGCATCATGGGAAGCTGACAAATCGACATCGTCTCACAGTTTATACCAGCCCTGTACCTTGTTAACAGCTGTACCTGGTCAAGGTCCCTACATGGGTAGTTTAGCTACTACCAAACATTGTTGAACAGAAAATAAATGATAACAGGATTGGCGTATTTCTTCCTCTTCAATTTGGGTTGTCATCATTTGTATAGTACCAtgttttgaataaaacaaacacagagTTTTCGAAATTAACAAACCTTGAATAACATTACCTTGCCTTGCCTTTCAAAAATTTAGTGATATATATGCAAAGGGTTCACTCAGATATTACGAATATTATCATTTTAACTTTCTAACAGCAATTTCAAACACCTCAAATGAATATACCAGCTGCTTCCCTGTACATTCCAAAGCAATTTGCTATCGGAGAACATGCAATATGAAACGTTTACATGCAATCGTAAAAATTGTATGTGATAAATGGGATTATTAAAAGTTCAAAAAGAGATTTTTATCTCCAGCTTCAGTGAATTCGTTAACATTATTGCATTCCACGGTCTTATACAGATAAAAAGGAGTGCAAGTAAACCGTCTTGGTGTTCGAATTTGTGTTCGAAAGACTGAGCATCCACAGAACTTCAATTTCTTCGATGTCACCATGTGCCCGTGTTAGGGCATGTGTACCTTATAATGATCGTTCTTACAGAGAGAGGCAAgtaattttaaacttttctgAGCACTCACTTGGCACAGCTCATCCTGACCCAGACAAGCCAAACTACGCTAAGATAGAATATGACTTTGGTATTCTCAAGcttttacaaaacttatgtggtctatcacttgtggcggctcattttgaagctcatggcgTAAATAAAGTCCTCAGTGAGTTTTGTTGAAGTTGAAAATCATATTTCcctcgtagagttaacacaaggattgcagcattttgaatttcaaatgtcggcaaaatattGGGCAATATGAACTACAAAATGTCGAACACTGTAGGCCCCGAATTTGGACTATTGATTACGAAAGGGAACGGTTTAAAGCTTTCTTatggaaactttgagcaaaagttgaaggcTTTGAATATCGAGGCCAGTACTACCTAAACTTGAGTTCACTGAAACCCTGTAAAATTGTAGTGACTATTGCATAGAAGCTGCTAACATAAAGCGCCACCTACGGCCATCAAATCAATTCTGACACAACTACTGTTTTTACTTGTGTTGTCCTTTCACATCAGTTTCTCACTTAGATATGGTAACGTTAACGGCATGTGAGTCTTTTATGGATGCTTGGTATTGAGATtaattacttttttcattttgaattgaccttttatttcaattttgttggtTCCCTAAGTGTCAAACTGTCCTTTACGTTTCAAAGTGTTTTAAGCAACATACGCAAAGAGAAACGCCCAGCAAAATCCACTCTGCTCATATTAATTTGGATTCTTTGTAAAGTATATTCCAAGACAGACAAGACACGGTAGACAATTTATTTAACATTCATAAGACTTTCATtatgattatttattttctttaatgTTAATAGACATAAAGATAAAATTAATGCAAGTAAGTATATGCTTGTTGCAGAATATGAATTTCGTCATTAGAAATATTAGTCTCATTCATCTCTATAATGAGAGTCAATCAATTGTAAATAATACAGAATTAATTATTTAACTacttataaatatttaattttattcgTCAATTCCCTTATCTAGTGACATAACTACTGTGATAAGTACTAGTCTTGTTCCCGCGGATATTATACTCTAAAGGCATGATttctaaaatctaaaaaaaaaatttcgttttcttcaattttttactTATTACATCTAACATCTAAAGCTTCCAATAAGATACACCCATCCAAACTGAGAGAACACTATGATACGTATGCTCATAATATATCGGTACATCaatgcaaattttatgttgaCAGTCGTCGGTCATTTTggtttttgctttttatttttcaacaagtactTCCACTTCACATAAATGGAGAACTTGTGTCTTGTCAGCTAGTTGAATACTGACGTATCTTCCGGTCATGGAAGTGTTACACCGACACGTGATGGCGATGGTTTCTTCAGTAGCCGACGAATCAGAAGATACCAGTCCACACACTGGATTGTCCTCCAAGTTTGGGCTGTCACCAACGCGTACCTCAGCGCTCTTGATACGAAAAGCTAAAagcaattaaaatgaaaaatttaggTGCCGTGAATGTACAATACgaagtataatatatatatatatatatatatatatatatatatatatatatatatatatatatatatatatatatatattagatatataactaatagatagatagatagatagatagatagatagatagatagatagatagatagacagacagacagacagatagattgGAATGCCTATTCGGCAGGgcattttactttaaaaatttaTAGCAAGCTGAAATCAGAACTTAAACGCTGTTCAGCATTctttcccctggaaaaacactTGCAATGGTTCTGCGTATATATGATAATCTcctacaaataaatatataccgGTACTTACGACAACAATCCTGCCTGTTTGTTATGACAATCTGATATATATCGTAAGCTCTTCCTAAATCAACTTTCCACCATGGCCCAAATTCTTTCTTCGTTAAAGTGCATGATTGTCCTTCTTTTAAGTCGCTATCTTTATTTCCATCAATGGCCTTATCAGCTGTACCGTCCAAGGCATTGCcacttgtcgagctctgcatTGCCTTTTTGTTTAGGGCAACGTTGACTAAATGCTTTGGTAACTTGCAATCTGGACGATATAAGAAAGGATTACTTTAAAATTGGGAAAAGGGACAACGATTTCTGCAACATATCCCTTTGAGGATT from the Ptychodera flava strain L36383 chromosome 2, AS_Pfla_20210202, whole genome shotgun sequence genome contains:
- the LOC139151686 gene encoding fucolectin-like: MADDKQTTLVLMEKSRYFHTTMIEISGDGESPEVKVCGHLEDEKGVEAKGEANVECESGPMVGRYVTIRKETTSLRSIYLCELKVIGKSQKPEVNSVNLQSVENEDCKLPKHLVNVALNKKAMQSSTSGNALDGTADKAIDGNKDSDLKEGQSCTLTKKEFGPWWKVDLGRAYDIYQIVITNRQDCCPFRIKSAEVRVGDSPNLEDNPVCGLVSSDSSATEETIAITCRCNTSMTGRYVSIQLADKTQVLHLCEVEVLVEK